From the genome of Nicotiana sylvestris chromosome 1, ASM39365v2, whole genome shotgun sequence:
TTGTTGAATAATTACAGGTTATCACTCAAAGTTGTGGTAAGGTTAATTATATTCATTTaaaacttgtttggatggttgttacatatcatatcatatcataatatattatattatattgtattgtttgatgaatacaatgtttggataaaTTGTGTTATTTGTCATCGTTTTATGATATCACacaccaacaatatgaagaataaacttgcaaaaTTATGATACGGTATATAAATAGGTAGggtaaattataaaacaaaattatttaataataatgaagggtgagattgagagaaaaagacaaggtaacgatgcgaccacaccaaatcggtcgttaataaagtgacacatttcGTCGTTACGAATTTAACAATtcatttaagtaacaatcaaaataaatatcgtatttaaaataacaatacgatatAATACAATAGGTAACACCATCCAAACAATATGTTAGTCTTGACCAGAGTTTTCGAGTAGTACAAATAAGTCTATTCGACACGAATCTAAATAAGTTAGATGTACAATTAAATTTCGAGTACTGATTACCTGGAAAAAGAATAATTACAGGTTTACAGCTTAAAACAATTACTACAAATCATGCAACTAAGATTTTGCTAAATCCACAATTAGGCTGTCTGTTCACAAAGCACGTGTCAAATTATTCCGGTACAAATACGCAAAGCACCAGTCCATAGTCCAATCACAACAAGTCCAATTCAAAAGGCTAACGAAAAGCATTAGTTCTGTACTCCATTATTGCCCCTTTGAAATCATTGAAGCCACAGAAACAAAGCCCAAGGAATCCAAAATTCTCggttgaaattcaaaaatagccaaatttataaTTAACAAAGTAAAAATTAGTCATCGTTTCAAAAGTAATTAAATTTTAgttacttttcatgtaaagataaaatttAAATATAAATATTGTTAAAATTTCAGAAATATTCTAACATAATAAGCTGGAGTTCGATTTTTTTTACATATGAGCTtctaacataatatgctggaagtttatatgcGGGAGCAGTGGCGGACCTAGCATTGAATATGGGTTCCCGGGAACCAAGGAATTGTTGGGTAGACTCTGTATTTATATAAAGAAAACAACTAAATATTTGTAAATATTTATCTGTGAACCCAGTTGTTACTGTATACTAATTTGAGATTACAGTAGGaactcataaacttcaaatctTGGATTTGCCTCTATGCAGGAGCCACATAATCCTgaatattatgctgaaactttccgTGTTTCAGCAAAACAATGACTATTTTTTAGTGACTTTGCAAATACCGGCTATTTTTTGATTACCAGTCCGAAAAATGGCTAGCGGTGCTATTTTGACAAAGTTCTCTCCTCACCCGGCCCACTAACTCTCCCTCCCAAAGCCCTGGCCCACGAAAACCAAATTACGTGTACACTACGGTAGACGTGCCCCGTAAAAAGTGGACACGCGTCACATGTTAAATTGCCGACCAGAGACAACTATAGTAAACAAAAAGTTCAAATCCCATGAGGTCACAAAGACTTCGTACAAAATGCCCACCCTAACCGCCCCAGCTGTCCCAACCACATATAAGTATAACATCTTTTTCTCTAGAATTCACTCAAGAAATTGCAATATACATTGATTTGAGACACACCcttttgaaaaagaaagaaaatctagTCACGAGAAGTATACTAGAAAGTTAGAAAGTGATAAAGAAAATGGAGAAAAATGAAGTGATGGACGGTTCAGATATAATGAAGTTAGTTGGAAATGAGGCAGTGTTTAGTAATTTTGTAGATCATAAGTTTGAAGAACTGGACATAGACCAAGACGGTAAGCTTTCTGTAAAAGAGTTACAACCTGCTGTTGCTGATATTGGTGTTGCTCTTGGTTTACCTGCTCAAGGTTCTTCTCCTGAATCTGATCATATTTACTCTGAGGTAATTTGTTTCTCCCAAAaaaacctcttttttttttatgcTTTTTTAAGAATCAAGAATGAGGCCTAGTTTAATAGCTCACTCGAACTATTTCTCTTGATCGCttcattctattttattttttggaacaTACCCCTCAAGTTTTTGTGTTTGGTCTTTGCTTCTGttggtttcttttttctttttcttttgatgaaGTTATAATTTTTTCATTTCTCGCTAATTACCATTTTAACCAAAGCTAAGGCGGAGAGGaacttgaaaaaagaagaaaggtaaAAACTTTAGGCAACTCTTTTTTTCAATAGCAATGGCCTCGGCCGGTTTGAGGGCATTGATTTATTAACTCTACGTATCAAGGCTGAAGAAGATGACAAGAAAAGTAAATCACTTACAGTAGTCTTTTGTTTCGACTAGGTGATTTTCTCTAATTTTTATCTAGTTCATTGACCGTTAATTCACACTCCTGTACTCGAAAATTTAGACAAATGGTAAATGCAAATTAAGGAGGCGGTATGGGGTCGTATGGCCAGATGTTTAATGATGCGAGTTATAGAGCTGACAAAGCCACTCAGTTTGCTTTTGTTGTCTGGACTATCGGTTTATTTACTCCGTTTTTTATTCAGAGGTCCAAGTTTCTATATTTTGTGTGTGAGCTCATTTGTTTGACTTTCAAAGTTTCAAGTATCACATGGATTTTTGCACTTGCCTAATGTCTGCcgaccgagaggttgtgagtttgagTCTCTCCGAGAACAAGGTGGGaaattcttggagggaaggatgccgggggtttatttggaaacagtctctctaccctagggtaggggtaagatctgcgtacacactaccctccccagaccccactaagtgggattatactgggttgttgttgttgttgtcgtcctAATGTCTGTCTGCTACGTTCTTCTACCATTATCTAATCTGGTACTATATACTACAGAACAGTAGCTATTTTCTGGATCAGATGAAATTTCCTCGTTGTTTCCTCTGGCCGTCGTTTTATTCTTTTTCCTGCTGTTGTTGACTGAGAGGTTCCTGCACCTGATTCCTAGGTGCATTTAGtgaagataaaaataataaaaaaattaaaataaagaagctgaaattCCGTGCACATTAAGTTGCATACTAAGTCTAATATGATAACCTGAATAATAGAATAACTAAATGCTTATCCAGTTAAATTGTTCTAATaatgttttataaaaaaaaatcatgttatatgtatatattttaaatcatggTAAAGAGTATTTGAAATCTCCAAAATAATTATCTATCTCCGTCGATAGAGTTTGGGGGGGTCTTGGCATTCAAGTTTTTCtgtctttaattttttttctcgTTTTCTCCTCCTTTTTTTTGTATTCATTTGGAATAACTGATGAGAAAGTGGTGAAGAGGGCTTACAAATGTTTTCTTAATTTAATATTTGAATCTGCTAAAATTATTAGATTGACAGATATACTTTGGGTAGAGTCCAGGCAAAGCAGGTAGTTAAAGCTTTTGACAAAAGAAAAGCTTAGTATGATAGGGACTTTTACATCTCTGCCAAAACAGTTCTGTTTAATCACCTTAAGATCTAAACATCCCCTCTCTTTAACTAACTTTTACAGAAAGGAACATAAGGACTAATTAAGATAATGATGTAATCAGACATAGCTAACCAGTCAATTTATGTGATTAGCACAATCCAGAATTACTAGTAATAAGTAGGGCggttcattcggatcggatatccgaaatccgaaccgatccattcaattttgaatttcggatttcggattatgtttattaaaatttcggatttcggattggtatattttaatccaatccaatccgaaatccgaaattattaggacatgtataaatactacactttaatttacatcaacctccaagttattacctttacaattgctagatttagctatattggcaccatagtactctcataattgcataaacatgaatttttcttaatgtattgccttttttacaaagaaaatatacatattagtttaactttgaggcataataatacgatccgatatccgatccgatccaaactttaaaatccgatctgatccgatataattcggatcggattcggattacATTTTCTAgaatccaaaatccaaaatttgaatccaaaatatgctaaatccgatccgatccgatccatgCACAGCCCTAGTAATAAGTATCACATTGTATGCGCATGTTAAAAGATGATGTGACAACATATGCTTGCTAAAAGAGGAGTAATAAGTTGGCATGCTAGCTAGCTAGAATTTTGGGGCGGTACTGTGGGCCAAGATATCTTCAATGATCATTAAGCCTATAATAACTATAACTACTATTCCATTTGTTTCAATCTGtgacatacttcccttattagttcatttgaaaaatgatattaatacatttttatatttggaaacaatttaacattaaaatATTCCCGTTTATTCATTTAACTCATAATAAGAAGCTTTTACATCCAGACAAATTAAATGCCCCACAAAAGCTTTTACCCTTCAAGTTTTTAAAATcacacattttaaaaaaaaaatatttttcttaaacttcgtaccGAATCAAATTTTGTCACAAAAATTGAAACGGAAGTAGTAATATATAAAGGGTTTTTCTCATAGGCATGCTAAAACTGTAGTGGTCCAGGTCCAACATTTGGGCCTCACGGTATTTGACGGGGCGAAATGCAGCAATAGCCATTTTAAGCCTggtatttaaaatatattcacaatttacaatgtatttaaattttagccaatTCACCCAAACTTGAATTTGGAAATTCAGGACTTCGTGTCCTGAATTTGTTAGCtgctaatttaaaattcaggacataagattcgaactttaggacacgatgtcctgaagtttgaattttgaggttTAAACTCTAGAACTTCGGAACTAAGTATCATGAATTTGGAAATGCAAGACTTAGCTAGCATTTGGCCATAGAttccaaatttgttttgaaaaatctgattttagTGAAATTTGGTTTGAaaatgaaaatgtgtttggacgttttcaaaacatattttccaactttattttggaaACACATGTATATAATTCCAAAGTTTTGGgattttggcccaaaatcagCAATTGGGGTGATTTTGGGATTCGGGATTTGAAATTTGGGATTTTGTCAAAATGTGAGCAAAATTTATGACCAAACGtgagttttaaaaataaattccaaatttattttggcaaaactCATGGCCAAACGGGGTCTTAATGTCCTAAATTTTTGAActgctaatttgaaattcaggaCTAAGAGCCTGTTTGGATATAAGAAAGTTTTTCCATaaaattttcacttttttttcgaaatcagcatttgttcataaaattttcaatttccacttgaagatgcattttggaaattttcgaaaatttgaaaaactccaaaaagttgtttgtcaaaattttcactcaaatcacttaCAAAACttaaaaaacaacccaaaattatattcatgtccaaacacaactctttaatttcaaataccattttcacttgaaattttTTTCCCCCTATTCTAGAATTTTACAgttcttatgtccaaacacctACTAAGTGTCCTGAATTTCTGAACTACTAATTTAAAATTTAGGATATAAGATTCGAATTTCTGGACACAATTTTCGCTTTTTAGGACACGATGTCCcggaagtttgaattttgaggttTAAATTCTAGGACGTCGTGTCCTGAAGTTTGAGCGAAATTGGCTAATCTTTTAATACATTGTAAGCtatgaatatattttaaacaactGCTTAAAAGTGGCTACTTGGTGTATATGTTTGACATGTTGCGTAATTTCCCTATGATTTAACCCAAAAGGCGCCTGCGATACATGAATCCCTGATCCTACCTTGTATGGCTCCTAATTTCCTACCTCAATTCATACGTGGGATTTGCCTAAAGAAAACTTTTCTGTCGTCTACAGTCCACGGGATGTTACAAACTTTGCTAATTTAAACAAACTTATTCTCATTTTGTTACGTTTGTATTCCCTCCTTCCATTATCCTGTTTGATCTAATTCTGATTAATGGACGTGTTGTGACATAGGTTCTTCAAGAGTTCACACATGGAAAACAAGAGAAGGTAAGCAAGACTGAGTTCAAAGAGGTTCTTTCAGATATTCTACTAGGCATGGCTGCTGGTCTAAAGAGAGATCCAATTGTACTTCTTCGTATGGATGGCGAAGACCTTCTTGAGTTCGTTAAAAGTCCTGCATTTGAACCTGAAATTCTCTCCATATTCTCTGAGATAGAATTGCCTGATGGATCTCTTAAAGATCACATTATCAAGGCTTTTGAGAAGCTTACAGTTGATCAAGGGATGCCTCCTGCTTCAGATTCATGGGTAAAAGTTCATTTATTCTCTCTGGTGGTTAAATAGCAGATCCACACGTTCGAGCATTATTAACTAATATATACTGACGAAGTAAAGAAATTCTACAATATCAAGTCACTTAAAAGGTAACCTGCAAAATATAATAAGTTACTTGTTACAACAGGTTGACTACACGCAAAAAATCTTTTGAGTTGTAAGTGTATATAAGGCTAAGGTGATAAGAAATATTATGCATGGTATCTATTCTTACCTGGCTAATTgtggtctattggaaacagtttCTCTTCCcgtccagggtaggggtaaggatGCGTACATCCTattctccccagaccccacttgtgggattacactgagttgttgttgttgttgttgttactaatTCATAACTTTGCTGCTTGCTAGCCCATGTAACTTATTTGTTACGCATTTATATTCATGATGAGAGTTCTTTGCTAATTACTAGAGCATGTTACTTTGTTATTATTCTTGCTATGTAGGTAATGAGTAATGTTGTGGAGCCAGTGGTTGAATCCTGCATTGGAGCATCTAATGAACAACCTGTTTCACAAGAGACATTCTTGGCTGAATTTAAGAAAGTTGCAGAGAGTGCCGCTCAACGTCTCAAGGAGCAACCAGTGATTGTTGCTCACAGCGAAAACACATTTGATGGAAGTGGAATTAGAAGACTATTGTCTAACAAGTTTGAATTGGATAAGGTATGTTAGTGTCATCCATGGTATTCTCTTTTGGACCTAATAACATATCATACTACAACAAATGAGACTTTTGTAGCGACTAACTCTGTCACAATAAGTGGAAAAGTTGCCATAAAAGACTATTCCTAGTGGCATAAGGCTCGCTACAAATTTCTTTCTTATCGAGAAATAAAAGCTTAGTACATATTCGTGGTGACCTGAGTATAGTTCCCACTAAAATATTACTTTTTGGCCGACTACAGAGTCTTGTAGACTTGTAGTCGCTACTAAAACTATCATTTACCGCAATAGAAACCCTTTTACGGAAAGTTGCCAGTGAAAACCTCATTTCTTGTTATGTCGCTTTCTTGttactggtaaagttgttgccatatGACCAGAAGCTCACagattcgagccgtggaaacagtctcttgcagaaatATAGGGTAAGGCTGCATATATTAGACCCTCGTGGTCCGGTCCTTCCCCGGACCCCACACATAGCGGGTGCTTAGTGCACCGGACTACCCTTTTTACTACTTGGTTCTCTTCAGACTGTTACTTAACCTTTGGTGTTTCTGTATGGTGGTGCAGGCGCTGGATTCTGCTGTAAAGACTGTACCCAAAGATCGCCATGGGAAAATGTCAAAGGAATACTTACGAGTTGCACTCGATCTCCTTGCACCATCAGCTGGCTTACCTCCCATCGGTGCTGTTGACCAGGTAATTGTCAACTAAGGATTTAACTTATATGACTGAAAATGTTTGAAACGAATTACACTATCAGCATTTTTAACATATTGTAGCGAGTAATCTACCTTATTTTTCAGGTTACTAGTCTCACTTTTTTATGTAGTTATCTCATCTTGCATGTGACTATCAGTGTTTAGTAGTTAAACTCATCAACTAATACGTCATGTTTTCGCTTTGTTAAAAGCTGGCTTTGTGTGTGATATAGTTGTATCCCATGTGTTTGCAGATGGATAAGATCATAATTGAAGCTTGTAAGATGTTGGATGCTGACGATGGGAAGATGGTTAAAGAGGAAGAGTTCAAGAAGTTACTGACAGAAATATTGGGGAGCATGATGCTGCAATTAGAAGGAAATCCAGTTTCAGTGTCCACAAACTCAGTTGTGCATGAGCCTCTTGCTTCTGCCTCTACACTGTTGCAGCCTCCATCTAATTCTGAGATGTAACTGATCCTATGAAACTAGACGCAAAAGAATAACAGGGGATGTATTATGTAAATTTCTGTTAGAAATGACTGAGAGATAATGCCTTACTAATACAGGATTTATTTGAGCTATTAACTGTTACATAAGGTCTCTGACTAGTTTAAACTTTAAAGATTGAATgagtaattttatttttgaacaCAACCACATCCAAATACCCCATTAACGGAAACTATCATCGTATCTACTACTACTTTGTGAAAATGGACGCAGATTAGTTTATTTGCTAGTAAAAATTCTTAAATTAGTACGATTTGGTTTAGATGGAGGGCGAAATTTACTCACCTAACCTATGAGGCTTATATCAAGCTTTAAGCTCACCCATTGGTTCAAGTAATTATATGGTCACTGAGTATACTTGTAAATTCTTGTGAATAAAAAACTCGATAAAGACAAGTGATAGGCTGATAGCTTCAAAATGCGCTTTTGTAACTGCTTAGAATGTTGTGTGACGTCTGCGATTTTGATTTTGTAACTTATGGCGAATAAAAAATTTAGAGAAACTCTTGAAAATAAATACTTCCCCCTTTGCAAATGATACAGGAAAAataaa
Proteins encoded in this window:
- the LOC104245449 gene encoding uncharacterized protein; translated protein: MEKNEVMDGSDIMKLVGNEAVFSNFVDHKFEELDIDQDGKLSVKELQPAVADIGVALGLPAQGSSPESDHIYSEVLQEFTHGKQEKVSKTEFKEVLSDILLGMAAGLKRDPIVLLRMDGEDLLEFVKSPAFEPEILSIFSEIELPDGSLKDHIIKAFEKLTVDQGMPPASDSWVMSNVVEPVVESCIGASNEQPVSQETFLAEFKKVAESAAQRLKEQPVIVAHSENTFDGSGIRRLLSNKFELDKALDSAVKTVPKDRHGKMSKEYLRVALDLLAPSAGLPPIGAVDQMDKIIIEACKMLDADDGKMVKEEEFKKLLTEILGSMMLQLEGNPVSVSTNSVVHEPLASASTLLQPPSNSEM